A window of the Thalassospira sp. TSL5-1 genome harbors these coding sequences:
- a CDS encoding choice-of-anchor I family protein: MRRSIMMAGVAISGLLTACAGNGTSMDNGISLRSANVVPHRLSIAPLGEYRTHLFDEGGAEIVAYDVASKRAFVVNGGDKGIDILDISDPMNVSKVSTIALSKWGKAANSVAVHNGLVAAAVENTDKQAPGQAVFFDIDGNFKAAVKVGALPDMIKFTHDGKHVLVANEGEPNDAFGNDPEGSVAVISVPDDVTKMTDADVRFARFDALNNKKLPAGMRTANPGTSSVAQDIEPEYIAISADDRKAYVTLQENNAIAIVDIASARVSDVVGLGFKDHMVNAMDASNKDGAIRIKPWPVFGMYMPDTIAGIEIDGKNYYIIANEGDSRDYKGYSEEARVADLKLDPSAFPNAKELQKKENLGRLKVTTAQGDIDGDGDFDRLFSFGGRSFAVLDDQADMIFDSGDQIEQYLSAYLPRDFNSNNDENGSFDDRSDDKGPEPEGAAAGYVNGVPYAFIGLERQGGFMVYDLTNPANPQFVTYHTDRNFEGDPKQDTAGELAPEGMLFIDAKHSPTGNAMLVVASEVSGSTMLYDLK, from the coding sequence ATGCGTCGTTCGATTATGATGGCAGGTGTTGCCATTTCCGGTTTGCTTACGGCCTGTGCAGGCAACGGAACTTCAATGGATAACGGCATCAGCCTGCGAAGTGCAAATGTGGTGCCCCATCGTTTGAGCATTGCGCCTCTTGGAGAATATCGCACCCATTTGTTTGATGAAGGCGGGGCAGAAATTGTCGCCTATGACGTCGCAAGCAAGCGGGCTTTCGTGGTCAATGGTGGCGATAAGGGGATTGATATTCTTGATATTTCAGACCCGATGAATGTTTCAAAAGTTTCGACCATTGCCCTTTCAAAATGGGGTAAGGCCGCGAATAGTGTTGCCGTTCATAACGGGCTTGTCGCTGCTGCGGTTGAAAATACCGACAAACAGGCCCCTGGGCAGGCGGTGTTTTTTGACATCGATGGTAACTTCAAGGCCGCTGTAAAGGTCGGTGCATTGCCCGACATGATTAAATTCACCCATGATGGCAAACATGTGCTGGTTGCCAATGAAGGTGAGCCGAATGATGCCTTTGGCAATGACCCGGAAGGAAGCGTTGCCGTAATTTCCGTTCCGGACGATGTTACGAAAATGACCGATGCGGACGTTCGTTTCGCCCGGTTTGATGCCCTGAATAATAAAAAACTGCCTGCGGGAATGCGCACCGCCAACCCTGGCACATCCAGTGTGGCACAGGATATTGAACCGGAATATATCGCGATTAGTGCGGATGACCGGAAGGCCTATGTGACCTTGCAGGAAAACAACGCCATTGCGATTGTCGATATCGCATCAGCGCGTGTTAGCGATGTTGTTGGCCTGGGTTTCAAGGACCACATGGTAAATGCGATGGATGCCAGCAATAAGGATGGTGCCATTCGCATCAAACCCTGGCCGGTATTTGGCATGTATATGCCAGACACCATCGCCGGGATCGAGATTGACGGCAAAAATTATTACATCATCGCTAACGAAGGTGATTCCCGCGACTATAAAGGGTATAGCGAGGAAGCCCGCGTTGCTGACCTGAAACTCGACCCGTCTGCTTTCCCCAATGCAAAAGAATTGCAAAAGAAGGAAAACCTTGGTCGTCTGAAGGTTACAACCGCACAGGGTGACATCGATGGCGACGGTGATTTTGATCGGTTGTTCAGCTTTGGTGGGCGGTCATTTGCCGTTTTGGATGATCAGGCTGATATGATCTTTGATAGTGGAGATCAGATTGAGCAGTATCTTTCGGCCTATCTGCCCCGTGACTTTAATTCAAATAATGACGAAAATGGCAGCTTTGATGATCGGTCCGATGACAAGGGACCAGAGCCGGAAGGGGCCGCAGCGGGCTATGTAAATGGCGTTCCGTATGCCTTTATCGGGTTGGAACGCCAGGGGGGATTTATGGTGTATGATCTGACCAACCCGGCCAATCCGCAATTTGTGACCTATCATACGGATCGTAACTTTGAGGGTGATCCCAAGCAGGATACAGCAGGCGAATTGGCGCCCGAAGGGATGTTGTTTATTGATGCCAAACATAGTCCGACGGGTAATGCGATGCTTGTGGTCGCGTCCGAAGTTTCCGGCAGCACCATGCTTTATGATTTGAAGTAA
- a CDS encoding DUF4123 domain-containing protein, translating into MTKAKFEPWLGHCHFVRDLGNDHETDVGFMAETATVRETLSGVVAVWAENRDAYETVLRAHVSETKTGDAEGPLRLLWAEDVMPATEWMVRHAREKQALHLARQVHDLHRVELGGLANAASTAPEPQNWLEIQEITGIAPLDAQFGVHPRKTVPDALFGPLFGDVAPSDAEIAFYGDTENVPPLKTYAVIDAAKLTGGFSELENCEMPWRCMFKGKAAIELADVAPYLIELDPDADFTRILFTQDPDAHEQATTRHLWHREPAIYIRSRATIDDIHSHFRKYTRVRDEQEQWYYLRFWEPRETVNLFSLIRHERENVAGLLHPRDQVPIRAIYAPVGSSLFKISSRIDCDVEKAPFILTAEKRAGLGRQQQDRFAHEFGEKLFGIAPLHFKRLGIASVGPVVEMIETVAKNCRDKGFVHRNEIAKIATMSAFFGTGFLQDARVQSLAESCLYQSGHSPVLRVQKFEAAFQASQLPGILMANATLKQLLPMLEQGMAEKSPGPDQVREQFSAFVPGKNTNSFVGQCREAWEKHGLVSETQQAAHMICALVFTPFFLDDPLQSVLADLFARQPPDRLFASLKTEFLRRLEIA; encoded by the coding sequence ATGACGAAAGCAAAGTTCGAGCCCTGGTTGGGGCATTGTCACTTTGTGCGTGATCTTGGCAACGACCATGAAACCGATGTCGGGTTTATGGCAGAGACGGCAACTGTGCGCGAAACTTTAAGCGGCGTGGTGGCGGTTTGGGCAGAAAACCGTGATGCCTATGAAACCGTATTGCGTGCGCATGTGTCCGAAACAAAAACCGGGGATGCCGAAGGACCGCTGCGTTTGTTATGGGCGGAAGATGTGATGCCCGCCACCGAATGGATGGTGCGCCATGCTCGTGAAAAACAGGCCCTGCATCTCGCCCGCCAGGTTCATGATCTGCACAGGGTCGAACTTGGTGGCCTTGCCAATGCCGCAAGCACCGCACCGGAACCGCAAAACTGGCTGGAAATCCAAGAAATAACCGGGATTGCACCGCTTGATGCCCAGTTTGGCGTGCATCCACGCAAAACCGTGCCGGATGCTCTGTTTGGACCACTCTTTGGCGATGTCGCGCCGAGCGATGCAGAAATAGCCTTCTATGGCGATACCGAAAATGTCCCGCCGCTTAAAACCTATGCGGTGATAGATGCCGCCAAACTGACCGGCGGGTTTAGCGAGTTAGAAAACTGTGAAATGCCGTGGCGCTGCATGTTCAAGGGCAAGGCGGCCATCGAACTTGCCGATGTGGCCCCCTATCTGATCGAGCTTGACCCCGATGCCGACTTTACCCGGATCCTGTTTACCCAAGATCCCGATGCCCATGAACAGGCAACAACCCGCCATCTTTGGCATCGAGAACCGGCGATTTATATTCGGTCACGCGCCACCATTGACGACATCCATTCCCACTTTCGCAAATATACCCGTGTCCGTGATGAACAGGAACAATGGTATTATCTGCGGTTTTGGGAGCCGCGCGAGACCGTCAATCTGTTTTCGCTGATCCGCCATGAACGCGAAAATGTTGCCGGGTTGCTGCATCCGCGGGATCAGGTGCCGATCCGGGCCATTTATGCGCCGGTTGGTAGTAGCCTGTTTAAAATTTCCTCCCGGATTGATTGTGACGTCGAAAAAGCGCCCTTCATTCTGACTGCCGAAAAACGGGCCGGACTGGGACGGCAGCAGCAGGACCGGTTCGCCCACGAGTTTGGCGAAAAACTGTTTGGCATTGCACCACTGCATTTTAAACGGCTCGGGATTGCAAGCGTTGGTCCTGTCGTTGAGATGATCGAGACGGTAGCAAAAAACTGTCGCGACAAGGGCTTTGTCCATCGCAACGAGATTGCCAAAATCGCCACCATGTCCGCCTTTTTCGGCACCGGCTTCCTGCAGGATGCCCGGGTACAGTCTTTGGCTGAATCCTGCCTTTATCAGAGCGGACATAGCCCGGTGCTTAGGGTGCAGAAATTTGAAGCGGCCTTTCAGGCCAGCCAACTGCCCGGCATTCTGATGGCCAATGCCACACTGAAACAGCTTTTGCCGATGCTAGAGCAAGGTATGGCTGAAAAGTCTCCCGGTCCCGATCAGGTACGTGAACAATTCTCTGCCTTTGTACCGGGCAAAAATACAAACTCTTTTGTCGGGCAATGTCGGGAGGCGTGGGAGAAACATGGCCTTGTGTCTGAAACGCAACAAGCCGCCCACATGATTTGTGCTCTGGTATTTACCCCTTTCTTTCTGGATGATCCCTTGCAGTCAGTCCTTGCCGACCTGTTTGCCAGACAACCGCCTGACAGGCTTTTTGCGTCGTTGAAGACCGAGTTTTTACGTCGTCTGGAAATAGCCTGA
- a CDS encoding NAD(P)/FAD-dependent oxidoreductase, whose protein sequence is MPRFEIAVIGAGMTGLNAAHILHRAGHKVQVFEKSRGLGGRLAARRTDYGIFNHGAQYATARHPDFVQYLENAVDSGAAEHWAAQQWPDPTTTPTIAPEPPETWYRGKPAMNKLVSSLNSGFDIQCKTRIAQIAPTNHNRYQLYSFASEQDHKNRISHGEFDGVIVTIPAPQSAELLMPLSPRFDVINDVKMAPCWAVMLAFQESTALPFDVFSKPDPAISWIGRNPLTKAISPPAPYECWTIHASVDWSQTHLEEKAEDVVNQITAVTKTVFAQAGARLPMPVSSQAHRWRYARTTSPLGQSHFASADGRVIAAGDWCMGARIEAAFQSGEAAAHAMIDALQG, encoded by the coding sequence ATGCCACGTTTTGAAATTGCCGTCATCGGCGCCGGAATGACCGGGCTCAATGCCGCCCATATCCTTCATCGCGCCGGACATAAGGTGCAGGTTTTTGAAAAAAGCCGTGGCCTGGGCGGTCGTCTGGCAGCCCGCAGAACAGATTACGGGATATTCAATCATGGTGCCCAATATGCCACTGCCCGCCACCCCGATTTTGTGCAATATCTTGAAAATGCCGTTGATAGCGGCGCGGCTGAACATTGGGCGGCACAACAGTGGCCTGACCCAACAACCACACCGACCATAGCCCCCGAACCGCCAGAAACATGGTATCGCGGGAAGCCCGCAATGAACAAACTTGTCAGTTCCTTAAATTCCGGCTTCGACATTCAGTGCAAGACACGTATCGCACAAATTGCCCCGACAAATCACAACCGTTACCAGCTTTACAGCTTCGCATCAGAGCAGGACCATAAAAACCGGATATCACATGGTGAGTTTGACGGCGTGATCGTTACCATCCCGGCACCACAAAGTGCCGAACTCCTTATGCCTCTCTCGCCGCGATTTGACGTTATAAACGACGTTAAAATGGCACCCTGCTGGGCTGTTATGTTAGCGTTTCAGGAGTCCACAGCCCTTCCCTTTGATGTGTTTTCCAAACCCGATCCGGCCATATCCTGGATTGGTCGCAATCCGCTTACAAAAGCAATATCACCCCCGGCACCTTATGAATGCTGGACCATCCACGCATCGGTCGATTGGTCCCAAACCCATTTGGAAGAAAAAGCCGAAGATGTGGTGAACCAAATAACCGCAGTCACAAAAACAGTCTTTGCGCAGGCAGGTGCCAGACTGCCGATGCCGGTTTCAAGCCAGGCACATCGCTGGCGCTATGCCCGCACGACAAGCCCGCTGGGGCAAAGTCATTTTGCCTCTGCCGATGGCCGTGTCATTGCCGCCGGTGACTGGTGCATGGGCGCACGCATCGAAGCCGCGTTTCAAAGTGGTGAAGCTGCGGCCCATGCCATGATCGACGCCCTACAGGGGTAA
- a CDS encoding ABC transporter ATP-binding protein — translation MASLTLDKVRKTFGSVEVLKEINLAIEDGEFLVLVGPSGCGKSTLLNLIAGLETSSDGEIRIGDRVINNVHPKDRNIAMVFQSYALYPNMTVRKNITFGLEIRGVASSERDKAVDDVARLLQIENLLDRKPSQLSGGQRQRVAMGRALVRNPDIFLFDEPLSNLDAKLRVDMRTEIKKLHHRLGSTIVYVTHDQIEAMTLASRIAVMKGGILQQFDTPQHIYEKPNNMFVAGFIGSPSMNFINARLIEDNGRIAITFDNNGQNVVLPLQDNSPESYRSWIGKDVVFGIRPEALTHKRTGSDQPGSQYVNFDAKVEVIEPTGADTMTVINLGGKEIVARVRPDRATNPGEMMTFSADMNQISLFDPKSELRI, via the coding sequence ATGGCATCACTTACCCTTGATAAAGTCCGCAAGACTTTCGGGTCCGTCGAGGTCCTCAAAGAAATCAATCTCGCGATTGAAGACGGAGAGTTTCTCGTGCTGGTCGGCCCGTCGGGCTGCGGCAAATCCACCCTGCTTAACCTGATTGCAGGTCTTGAAACCTCGTCTGATGGTGAAATCCGCATCGGGGATCGCGTTATCAATAACGTTCACCCCAAGGACCGCAACATCGCAATGGTGTTTCAGTCCTATGCGCTTTATCCGAACATGACGGTGCGCAAGAATATCACCTTTGGCCTTGAAATTCGCGGTGTCGCGTCTTCTGAACGCGACAAGGCCGTGGATGATGTCGCCCGCCTGCTGCAAATCGAAAACCTGCTGGACCGTAAACCGTCCCAGCTTTCGGGGGGACAGCGCCAGCGCGTGGCAATGGGCCGTGCCCTTGTGCGGAACCCGGACATCTTCCTGTTTGACGAACCATTGTCAAACCTGGATGCCAAGCTGCGCGTTGATATGCGTACCGAAATCAAAAAACTTCATCATCGTCTTGGGTCCACCATCGTTTATGTGACCCACGATCAGATCGAAGCCATGACCCTGGCCTCGCGCATTGCCGTGATGAAGGGCGGTATTTTGCAGCAGTTTGATACCCCGCAGCACATTTATGAAAAACCCAACAACATGTTTGTTGCCGGTTTCATCGGCTCGCCGTCGATGAATTTCATCAATGCCCGCCTGATCGAGGATAACGGTCGTATCGCCATTACCTTTGATAATAACGGCCAGAATGTTGTGCTGCCGCTACAGGATAACAGCCCGGAAAGCTATCGTTCCTGGATTGGTAAGGATGTTGTTTTTGGCATTCGCCCCGAAGCCCTGACCCATAAACGGACCGGGTCGGACCAACCGGGCAGCCAATATGTCAATTTTGACGCCAAGGTCGAAGTGATCGAACCCACCGGAGCCGACACCATGACCGTCATCAATCTTGGCGGCAAGGAAATCGTGGCGCGTGTCAGACCTGACAGGGCCACAAACCCCGGAGAAATGATGACATTCTCTGCGGATATGAACCAGATCAGTCTGTTTGATCCGAAATCGGAACTGCGGATCTGA
- a CDS encoding response regulator, whose protein sequence is MNSRREPHILVVDDDQEIQKLLKKFLMQHGYRMTTVSDGTEMRKALRDWNIDLLILDIMLPGEDGFALCRDVRRTSKVPIIMLTAVGEDTDRILGLELGADDYLTKPFNPRELLARIRAIFRRAETGGANDMVENSAEKVRFGAWVLNLGSRELRDADNVVVHLSTGEFSLLRALVKHNKRPLSRDQLVDIVRGQSSIPFDRSIDIQISRLRRKIEKDAKNPKLIKTVRGIGYQFCADVVTA, encoded by the coding sequence CTGAATTCCCGTCGTGAACCCCATATTCTGGTTGTCGATGATGACCAGGAAATCCAGAAACTGCTTAAAAAGTTTCTGATGCAGCATGGCTATCGCATGACCACGGTTTCGGATGGAACCGAAATGCGTAAAGCCCTGCGGGACTGGAATATTGATCTGTTGATCCTCGATATCATGCTGCCCGGCGAGGATGGTTTTGCCTTGTGCCGGGATGTGCGCCGCACATCAAAAGTACCAATTATCATGTTAACCGCCGTGGGCGAGGATACGGACCGTATTTTGGGGTTGGAACTTGGCGCTGATGATTATTTGACCAAGCCGTTTAACCCGCGTGAATTGCTGGCGCGTATTCGTGCGATTTTCCGCCGTGCGGAAACAGGTGGTGCCAATGATATGGTTGAAAACAGTGCTGAAAAGGTAAGGTTCGGTGCCTGGGTGCTTAACCTGGGGTCGCGGGAATTACGCGATGCAGACAATGTTGTTGTGCATCTTTCAACCGGTGAATTTTCGCTGTTGCGTGCGCTGGTGAAGCACAATAAACGTCCTTTATCACGCGATCAGCTTGTTGATATTGTCCGTGGGCAAAGTTCCATTCCGTTTGACCGCAGTATTGATATTCAGATCAGCCGGTTGCGGCGTAAGATCGAAAAAGATGCCAAAAATCCCAAGCTGATCAAAACGGTGCGCGGCATCGGCTATCAGTTTTGTGCTGATGTCGTGACCGCCTGA
- a CDS encoding methyl-accepting chemotaxis protein, protein MMSNMNIRTRLIIIVIGAVLASFVIGAFALYNLRGNLLEDRKTDTRNLVNSTISLLDFYYQQQASGTLSEEEAQNLAKKAVSSLRYDGGNYFWVFTAKEQIMLVHGVVPKLVGQDMSDSKDTSGKLYYRSFDEVIKAHGEGFVDYHFYLPNSKETGPKLAYVKNFKPWGWVVGTGIYVNDIDDIFYHSLMVQGAIALVAVGLVIFLSIIVSKGITGPLSRIIDNMNSVAEGDYDIKVEYTEQKSEIGDLARTMETFRDRSLEVAHMRSKQVENEKKAEESKREALQQMATDFEQSVGQIVADVLHLSSEMQDGLKAISASARHAGESLKVVSSVSHDATRNVDTVAAAAEELTASIAEISSQVTQSSGIAAGAVDASEGTHKKIELLANAAAEIGEVVALITDIANQTNLLALNATIEAARAGDAGKGFAVVANEVKNLATQTARATDNIRRQVEDIQAATTSSVDAIADIAGTIRELDTSTGRIAAAVEEQGAATQEIARNVDEAARGVGRVNSDIDAAAEGAFIDGQRSDKANALANSLSSKAQELDRAVSTFLSKVRSS, encoded by the coding sequence ATGATGTCGAATATGAACATCAGAACAAGGCTGATTATCATCGTAATCGGCGCTGTTTTGGCATCTTTTGTTATTGGTGCATTTGCGCTTTATAATTTACGCGGAAATTTACTTGAAGATCGTAAAACAGATACACGTAATCTCGTTAATAGTACGATCAGCCTGTTGGACTTTTATTATCAGCAACAGGCGTCTGGTACCTTAAGTGAAGAAGAAGCACAGAACCTTGCGAAAAAGGCTGTAAGCTCTCTGCGCTATGATGGCGGCAATTACTTTTGGGTGTTTACGGCAAAAGAACAGATCATGCTTGTGCATGGGGTCGTGCCCAAGCTGGTTGGCCAGGACATGAGCGATTCAAAGGATACGTCGGGTAAACTTTATTACCGTTCCTTTGACGAGGTCATCAAGGCGCATGGTGAAGGGTTTGTTGATTATCATTTCTATTTGCCAAATAGCAAAGAAACAGGGCCCAAGCTTGCTTATGTCAAGAATTTTAAACCCTGGGGATGGGTTGTTGGCACCGGGATCTATGTAAATGATATTGATGATATTTTTTATCACAGCTTGATGGTTCAGGGCGCGATTGCGCTGGTTGCCGTTGGTTTGGTCATATTCTTGTCGATCATTGTCAGCAAGGGGATCACCGGTCCATTGTCGCGTATTATCGACAATATGAATTCTGTCGCAGAAGGCGACTACGATATCAAAGTTGAATATACCGAACAGAAAAGTGAAATTGGCGACCTGGCGCGGACCATGGAAACATTTCGGGATCGCAGTCTGGAAGTGGCGCATATGCGCAGCAAACAGGTTGAAAACGAAAAGAAAGCCGAGGAATCCAAACGCGAAGCGCTGCAGCAGATGGCAACCGACTTTGAGCAATCCGTTGGGCAGATTGTGGCTGATGTTCTTCATTTGTCATCCGAGATGCAGGATGGGTTGAAGGCGATTTCGGCTTCCGCAAGACATGCCGGTGAATCCCTTAAGGTTGTTTCTTCTGTTTCTCATGATGCGACACGGAATGTGGATACGGTTGCTGCAGCGGCCGAGGAGCTGACGGCATCGATTGCTGAAATCAGCAGCCAGGTTACACAATCGTCCGGTATTGCGGCGGGGGCAGTTGATGCGTCGGAAGGGACGCACAAGAAAATCGAACTTCTGGCGAATGCAGCCGCTGAAATTGGCGAGGTTGTTGCCCTGATTACCGATATCGCCAACCAGACGAACCTTCTGGCCCTGAACGCCACCATCGAGGCCGCGCGTGCCGGTGATGCAGGGAAAGGGTTTGCTGTTGTAGCCAATGAGGTCAAAAACCTGGCAACCCAGACGGCCCGGGCAACCGATAATATCCGTCGGCAGGTGGAAGATATCCAGGCGGCGACCACAAGCTCGGTTGATGCGATTGCCGATATCGCCGGGACTATTCGCGAACTTGATACCTCAACGGGCCGTATCGCTGCTGCCGTTGAAGAACAGGGGGCAGCGACCCAGGAAATTGCCCGGAATGTTGATGAAGCCGCACGCGGTGTTGGCCGGGTTAATTCCGATATTGATGCAGCTGCCGAAGGCGCATTTATCGATGGTCAGCGCTCTGATAAAGCAAATGCCCTTGCAAACAGCCTTTCTTCCAAGGCCCAGGAACTGGACCGGGCAGTAAGTACCTTTCTGTCAAAGGTTCGGTCTAGCTGA
- a CDS encoding cell wall metabolism sensor histidine kinase WalK — protein sequence MATVKPRWYKPRTLGGRIFVIMMIGGVIIAALASMASLYIIDRSERISRAYTLGFTIRELVLIAENPELRGNARNVAAQDGLQVEILPAQEVESLLLFSRPAQHIAMPVRLGDAGWPISVKVHFRRGRLSSEQRDVIEQAKSPSLFFAQLSREIARLGLQAQIELTLPSGRRMMLSHAQLWSDYASPSVVFIMFVVGVVAVLAVFAALADLLAGPFKNLATAIRKNGDEVEGELVVERGPVEARSMAEAYNGLRFRIARMLEDRTRMLAAISHDLRTPSTRLRLRAEFIDNDELRETVLRDLDEMDELLSDALDFLGDWIHKEEERTVDFTSVLEAICDDYADLGRPVMFEGPKPLTFNVVNTVFGSKNEEAHSFGDKRSIRLTCRAGTLRRAFTNLINNALKYGHRAYVSLDATADEVIVLVRDEGPGIPEEEQDKVFLPFYRVEGSRARSTGGSGLGLSIVKTVIDAHEGIISLKNLPKRGMAVEVRLPRKV from the coding sequence GTGGCAACGGTAAAACCCCGCTGGTACAAGCCCCGTACGCTTGGGGGGCGCATATTTGTCATCATGATGATTGGCGGGGTTATCATTGCGGCCCTGGCCAGCATGGCATCGCTTTATATCATTGACCGGTCTGAACGCATCAGCCGCGCCTATACGCTGGGATTTACCATTCGTGAGCTGGTCCTGATTGCCGAGAACCCCGAGTTGCGGGGTAATGCCCGGAACGTTGCAGCACAGGATGGTCTGCAGGTGGAAATTCTGCCAGCACAGGAGGTCGAAAGCCTTTTGCTGTTTTCCCGTCCCGCACAGCATATTGCCATGCCGGTTCGGCTGGGAGATGCGGGGTGGCCAATTTCGGTCAAGGTTCATTTTCGGCGTGGACGGCTCAGTTCAGAACAGCGTGATGTGATTGAACAGGCGAAAAGTCCCAGCCTGTTTTTTGCCCAGCTATCGCGCGAAATTGCCCGACTTGGCCTACAGGCGCAAATTGAACTGACCCTGCCTTCCGGGCGGCGGATGATGTTGTCTCATGCGCAGCTTTGGAGTGACTATGCCTCACCATCCGTCGTTTTCATCATGTTTGTGGTGGGGGTGGTTGCTGTTCTTGCCGTTTTTGCTGCTTTGGCTGATTTACTGGCCGGTCCTTTTAAAAATCTGGCAACGGCCATTCGTAAAAATGGTGACGAGGTTGAAGGCGAGCTGGTGGTAGAACGTGGGCCGGTCGAGGCGCGTTCGATGGCGGAAGCCTATAACGGGCTGCGGTTTCGGATTGCCCGAATGCTGGAAGACCGTACACGGATGCTGGCGGCAATTTCGCATGATTTGCGCACGCCAAGTACGCGATTGCGGTTGCGCGCTGAATTTATCGATAATGACGAATTGCGCGAAACGGTTCTGCGTGATCTTGACGAAATGGACGAATTGTTAAGCGATGCGCTCGATTTCCTTGGAGACTGGATCCACAAGGAAGAAGAACGTACTGTTGATTTTACATCCGTGCTTGAAGCGATTTGCGATGACTATGCCGACCTGGGACGGCCGGTGATGTTTGAAGGGCCTAAACCGTTGACATTTAACGTGGTCAATACGGTGTTTGGCAGCAAAAACGAAGAAGCCCATTCCTTTGGTGATAAACGCAGCATTCGGTTGACCTGCCGGGCAGGGACGCTTCGCCGGGCTTTTACCAATTTGATCAATAACGCATTGAAATACGGTCATCGTGCCTATGTTAGCCTGGATGCAACAGCTGATGAGGTGATTGTGCTTGTTCGGGATGAGGGGCCGGGAATTCCCGAAGAGGAACAGGACAAAGTTTTTTTGCCGTTTTATCGTGTTGAAGGGTCGCGCGCGCGCAGTACGGGCGGGAGCGGGCTGGGGCTATCGATTGTTAAAACCGTTATTGATGCCCACGAAGGGATAATCAGCCTAAAAAACTTGCCAAAACGAGGCATGGCAGTTGAGGTGCGTTTGCCAAGAAAAGTCTGA